Part of the Nostoc sp. ATCC 53789 genome, TTTGTGGGAGCAGGGGGAGTAACTGCGGCTGGAGGATTACTAGTACAAGTGTTACCCAAAGCTGCCAGAGATGAAGCCCTCGTAGAAACTTTAGAATCACGGGTCGCTGGTTTGGCAGGATTTACACCATTATTGCAAGCCGGGAAGAATTTGACTGAAATCTTTAGCGATCTTTTGGGCGATATGGGCCTAGAAATCTTTTCCGAACGGCAAATGCTGCGCTTCCACTGTGGTTGTTCTTTCGATCGCGTTTTGGGGGCACTGAAAATTTTGGGAGAAGCCGAACTGCAAGATATGATTGTTAAAGATAATGGTGCTGAAGCAACTTGCGACTTTTGCGGCAACGTTTACCAGGCAAGTAGCGATCAGTTAGCTCAACTAATTGCCGATTTGCAAGCTGAATCTACTGTTTCAGGATAAAGTATAAAAAGACACTAATTTTTTAGATTGAACATGGTATTCTGTGGAGAGGGATAATCAAAAAAAGTAGCTTTTTGATCGCGAGAAAGTTACTATGGCATCAATGGAATTATCGACCTAAAACAGAGCGCTATTCAATTATTTTGGTGTGAGAGATGACAGAGCGGGATATTCCAGACAGTTGGTCTTCAGCCAGTGATAGAGAGCCAGATCAAAACAAAAGATTATCCCGAACAGAACAATTCGGTGAAACTCAACCATTTGGTGTCCCACCTACTGGTTCTACTTCCAAATCAGTGAAGCGGCGAAAAAAAAACGATACACAAGGATTACCTATAAATAGTCATTCAGGAGAGACTGCCAAACTCAGTAGTGCTTCTGGGAAATGGCCACGCTGGATGAAAAGCTGGACATTGTGGCTAGTACTACTAATGTTGATTCCCGGCAGTGTAGGATTCTTGGCAATGGCAATGCTGCTAAAGTTGCCATCTGCCCCTAATTGCCCCTCGATTTTCTGGCCCCTAGCTAGTGCTTCTGTGCGGCTACATTGCGCTCAGTTGGCGGCTTCTAAGCAAACAGTGAACGACCTATTGCAAGCGATCGCTCTGGTGAAGCAACTACCACAAAATCACCCGTTGCATGGAGAAATTGATCGTTTCATCGAAGAATGGTCGCGGGATATTTTGAAGCTAGCCGATCAAAGTTTCCAAACAGGGAATTTAGAGGAAGCGATCGCTACTGCTCGTAAGATACCCGAAGATGTGGCAGCTTATAAATTAGTCGATGAACAAGTTGACAAATGGCAGTCAATTTGGACAAAGGCAGAAGAAACATACAACGGTGCGATCGCCGAAGTAAAAGAGCGGCGCTGGCAATCGGCGTTCATGTTATCCGCCAAAATGTTGCGCGTAGACAATCAATACTGGGCGGGTACTAAATACGACCAATTGAATCGTCTAATCGCCGGAGCGCGGGAAGATGGCGATAAGTTAGGAAAAGCGGAAAGTTTAGCAAGCAGCAAAGTAGTCGATAATTTACTGGAAGCCATCAAGCTAGCCGAGTCTATTGGGCAAGAAAGTTACCTTTACCAAAAAGCTCAGGAAGCGATTCCCGTATTTGGACGCAAAATGCTGGAATTGGCACAGGCAAAACTAGACAAGCGGGATGCCGATGAAGCATTGAATATTGCTAGACAAATTCCAGAGAGTACGAAACTACAGGGTGAAACAGACGACTTTATCGCCATAGCTGACGCGAAAAGAAGTGCTTGGATAGGTAACGTTTCTGGTTTAGAGGCTGCGATCGCTCAAGCACAACAAATCGATCCTTCCAGACCAGTGTATAACGAAGCCCAGCAACTGATTGCTCGTTGGCAGTTGGAAATTGAAGATGTTGCCAATCTAGAAAAAGCGAGATTGTTGGCTAGCCAGGGAACAGTCCCTAATTTAACAGCAGCGATCGCCCAAGTACAGTTAATACCTGCAAATAATCCCAGATCCACCGAAGCTAGGCAAGAAATGGATCGCTGGCGTGCCCAAGTGGAGACAATTGAAGATCAACCTTACTTAGAACGTGCCGAACAGATAGCTGTATTCGATGATATCAACTCTTTACAAGCTGCGATCGCTCAGGCTAGCGAAATTCGTAGAGGACGGGCATTATATCCAGAAGCACGGAAAAGAATTCGGACTTGGATAGGAAAGATTCAGCGAATTCAAGACCAACCCTACTTGGATCAAGCACAAGAACTGGCTCAAAGTGGAAATCTCACCGCCGCCATTAGCGCCGCTCAACAAATTGCCTCATCGGGAAGGGCGCTTTCACAAGAAGCGCAAGCTGCGATAAATGATTGGGAAGGGCAAATCCGCACTAGAGAAAACTGGAAAAAAGCCCAAGAAGTTGGCGCGGCTGGTACGCCAGAAGCTTTGGTTGAAGCAATACGGCTGGCAGATCGGGTTTCAAACAATAGCATCTTACGTATGGATGCAAATCTGGCTATTGACCAATGGAGTCAGCAATTGTTAGAAATAGCTCGCTCTCAAGGTCAGTCTGATATTGCTAGAGGGATTGATATTGCAAAATCGATTCCACGCGGTAGTGCTGCTTACAGTGCGGCGCAAGAGCAAATTAAGACTTGGCAGGATTTTCTGAATCCTAAACCTGAACCTCAGCCTCAACCCCAGACTGAATCTCTACCATTTCCTCAATCAACTACTAATGGGCAGTAATATCGTTATTTAAAGATTAAAACCTTTTAATTTAGCATTTTCAAAAGGCATATCAGGGATGGCGGGGTGTAAAAAAACTTTTTAAGTAGGGTAGCACAGCTAACTGTGCTACCCTACTTAAATTTATCGAGGAAGGCAGGAGGCAGAGGGCAGGAGGCAGGAGGAAAACTGCGTGCCGCGACCAGAGGGAGCAAGGGTTAAAGACAAGAACACTGTTGCGTTAGCTTCCCGCTTTCTTACGAGAGTTCAGTGGCTCTAAAGACGCTCGCAGACTCGCTCTAAGCGTTCGCGTAGCGTCTCTAAGAGTTGCTATGCCGCAGGCTTTACGCTGCGCTATCAGTAGGGATCGAATCCCCAACTGAAAAACTCCTTCTGCCTCCTGCCTCCTTCAATCCTCCATCACTCTCCCCATTCTTTAATTACAGAAAATAGTGATGAGTAATCATCATCAGCAAATGACATTTTCACGGCTGTTTGCAAGATTTGCCGCACACCTTTAATACTGCTGAGATCCAAACTTCGAGATTTCGCCTCAGAGATAAACAATTCTGTATCTTTGAGCAAATGTTTTGTGGGGAAATTCGGATCGGCATAATTGCCATCCAACATACGTTGTAGCTTTTTGTCAAAGGTAAGTGCGTAGAGTGGACTGTCGCGCAAGATTTGCATAAAGATATCCACATCAACACCCTGACGCTGGACAAAAGCCAGGCTCAGAGCAAAGCTAGTTGTTAGGGAAGCTATTAATTGATTTAGTGCCAATTTAAGCGCCGCCGCAGATCCTACTGGCCCTATAAGTAAAGGTTCTGTGCCAAAATTTTGGAGTAACTTCAAGTGCCGTTGATATTGTTCTGGCTCTGCCCCTACCATCACACTCAACTTGCCAGCTTGTGCTTCCGGGATACTCCCTAATACTGGTGCTTCTAAATACTCACCACCACCACCAACTATTGCATCTCTAATTTCCTGGCTTTCTGTGGGAGTAATTGTTCCCATTTGGATGATTGTGCGCCCTTCCAGAGTTTGCCAAGAAGTATCTGAAAGCAACACATTATAAATGGCCGGGGCATTAGTCAACATGAGAATTACGCACTCAGCAGCACGAATGGCGTGGCGGGGATGTGTAGCAATTTCAGCCCCAGCTGCTTGTAGTGGTGCTAATTTTTCTGGGGTGCGATTGTAGACAACTAGCTGTATATCTGCGGCTAATAACCTTTGAGCCATTGGTAGTCCCATCAGTCCAGTTCCCAGAAATGCCACCTTCATTTTTCACGTTCCTTTAATACAGCGCAGGCGTAGTCTGTTGTAGACATCGCGTTTCCATTGTTTGATTTTGATCAGCTATTCCACATTGAAATTGCACAAACTGGGCGGGCTTTTCGGCCTACCCCACAAGAGTTATGTTTATTCGATTATGCAAATTAGATGTTTTTTAGCTTATCAGTTATCAGTGAACAGTTATCTTTGAACACTGATAACTTCGTATTTGCTGATTAGCCACCAGCCGCAAAAGTCGCCATAATTATCACTGAAAGTAAAATACCAGGAGTAAGTAGTGTTACTAGCATTAGCAGGTCATGGGTGGACATAATTATTACTTTTGTATTGTGTTTAACTTTACAGTATTCACTGTTATGCTAGTCTAAATAAGATTGATACTGCATTCTTAAATAGAGTTTTAACTTTTCAAATTTACCTTTATTCTGGCAGGGTCAATCCTTTGAGTTTTTGAGAAGTTTCTGTATTGTCCAGACCTTTGCTCTGAATTAAGACTCCAAAGCCGCCGAGTCCTGTGGGATCTATAAGTTGGTGTAGTGCATCCCGATGCTGTAGTAACTGCGAGAGAGGTTGCTTTTGCTCGGAAAGGGCTGCAATGCGATCGCCTAACCCCAACGCCATCAAAAATAATCCCTGCTGGATAAAACCAACTTTTTCTAAACTACACCGCTCACCCCAGCGTTCCAAAGCCGTAAAGTCAACGTGGGCAGTGATATCTTGTCGCCCAATATTGATATAAGGATTGTCATGGAAACGATGATGATAATAACACTGTAGTGTTCCCTGCGATCGCCTGGGATTATAGTAACGGCTGGCGGGGTAGCCATAATCAATTGTTAACACATAGCCGCGCTGCAAGCGGTCTGCTACTATACTCAACCAGTCTAGAGCAGCTAAATTAATTTCACTACGGTAGCCATCTGGATATGCACTTTGGGTAAAGTTCATTTCCACTAAGTCTAAATATTCAGCCAGTTGGGGCGTTGAAGGTTCTCCTGTGACTTCTACAAATGCAAAATTTGACCTCTCCCCCAACCCCTCCCCTATGAGGGGAGGGGAGGAAGACTCATCTGAAGAGGATTGGAGGGTTAGGTTTTGTGATGTGGTTACATAAATTTCTCGGAGTTCTCCCATTTCTAGGATGAATTGATGTACGGGGAACGCATCTACTAACTCGTTAGAGAAAAAGCAACCTGCGATCGCATTTGGTAGTATCTCCTCTAGATTGCACCAACGCACCGGGAAATCTTCCAAGCGTTGCTGCTGTTCTTGTCTTAAACTTGGAGACTTTTCAACAATGATGTACTCTAGGGCGGTAAAAAAATCTGGGTAGTACTGTTGATGATATTTAAGGATATGCAAAGCTAGCAGTCCTTGACCTGCTCCCATTTCTACCAGAGAAAAGGGTACAGGTTTTCCTAAAATCTCCCACATCTGGAAAAATTGTTCTGCTAGTAACTCACCAAAGTCAGAACAGAGGTTGGGAGAGGTAAAAAAATCACTATCTTTAAAGCCTATTTTGACTGCATCGCTGGAATAGTAGCCGTATTCAGGGTGGTATAGTGCCAAATCCATGAATTGGGCAAAAGTAATTCGTTTTTGAGGACTGGTGGTAATGTGATTTGCGATCGCTGCACACAGCAAAGCATTGGAATCCATAAAATTTCAGATTTTAGATTGGGGACTACAGAAAACAAATGCTTACCAACGACGGGCTACGCCAACGTCAGCCGAATTAATCGCCTCCAATCGTTAACGCAAAGGCAAGAACCGGACTTGTCCTTCCCATTCTCCTTCTAAGCTACATTCATCTAGCAACAAAATTTCCTCGATCGCTAAACCAACTGAAACACGACGACTGATCTCAAATAAACCAGGCATTGCCAAGCCTACTTGTAATCGTTCATAAGCAAAAGTTGTCATCGTTGCGACATCATGAGTTAGCACCACACGCCTGTTTTGCGCTGCCCATTTTAATACAGTTGGATCGTCTGCTTCAGTCAATCCAACATCCTGAACACGGACAATATCAACATTAATGTTACGACGCAGAACACCACGGATAATCTGATTATTAAAGTTCTCATCAGCCAAAAAACGCAGCATCGTAATTTACCCTTGTGGGTTGCGTCTTGCTAAAAGGCGATCGCGCACTCCAATAGGGTTAAAACGCTTTTCAGCTTCCTGCTGAACTTTCGTGGCAAGTCTTTGACGCTCTAGAAGGTAGGTATCAACCTCACCTTGGTGTTGTAAGTAATAACCAATCACCAAATAGATATCCCAAAGATGAAGCGATGGGTACTGTTCTCTGATCTCTTCTGCTGTAGCCCCTTCAAGGAAAGCTGTAACGACTGTATCTAAAGTGATGCGAGTTTTGCTAATTCTAACAACACCATTTGCATCAGTTACAAGGGGAATCGGGGTAACAGTAGGAATAAGTAGCATTTTAATATCTGGGCAGTGCTGTTTTCCTATGCCCAGTATAAGCCAAATCTAGAAGCAGCCATTTAGATCAAGACATCTGCATAAAAGGCAATTTGTTACTTAGCCACTCACCAACGACACTAGCACACCATTGGGATCGCGGACACGAGCAATCATTTGTCCCCCAGGCTGGCTTTTAGGGGCATCTAATGTTTTTGCACCAGCCCCGATCGCTCTCATGTAAGCGCTGCCAACATCGGGGGTAATAAATGATATCTGAATTAATGTCGGTGGTTGTGTGGGATCGTTGGCATGAAAGCCACCAGGAAATAATTTTTGTGCTTCGCTACTTGAAGAGAAAGCTAGTGTAGTGCTGCCGGTTTCGATTTCCGCCCAGATAGATTGTCCTTTATCCTGGAGAGTGCGACGAACCAGACCAAAAGCTTTTTCGTAAAACTCAACCGTTTTAACTACATCGTCTACCCAGATGACCGTATAACCAAATTTCATAATTCTTTCTCCTTATCTAAAAAAATTGAGAGTTTCAAACCCACGAAGGCGGGTAAAGCCTTGTATAGACGCGGTTTCTAACCGCTCTTTTAACTACGAATGACGAATGACAAATGACGAATTATTTTAGCTTTCCAAAATATTACGATCTGTTGCTAGAGTTTGCGCCCCTGTTTGCATCATTTCTATATCTGATGGCGACCAATCATGAGGCCCTTGACAGTGATGTGCTACTAGCAATCCCCATAATCCTCTAGGGATGACAATTGGTACAACCAAATTAGCGCGAACTTGCAAATTGCGGAGAAAATCTCGGTGACAAGGCTGGATTGGCTCTAATTCAACATCAGCGATCGCCTTTACCCGTCCTGCTAAGTATAAAGCAGCATACTCGTTGTTAAAACAATCATCTGGGCCAGTGGAACCAAGTATTGAAAACTCTTGAGAACTCAAAGATTCAAAAGTCACTTGTCCTTCCCACTGACTGTAAAAATAATACAACACCACCCGATCAACCTGAAGCGATTCTCTGAGTTGATTGGTCGTTTGCCGCACTAACTCATCGCGCTGCATAGTTTTAACAAGGCGATCAAGCAAAATTTGCAAACCCTGTTCACGGCGATCGCGGTTATGGTTAAATTCCGAGTGAGGATGAATTTGCACGGTTCTAAAGTTACGACTAGGTAAATGCTGCCGGATTTATATAGTAATTTATTACACCTTATTTAAATACATTTTTGTATTTATAGCAGCAATTCGATTTTAACGAAACATAATCGTAGTTAACCTTTTTAGGAAATTTAAAATAAATTATTAAGAAACTACAATTTTTAATTCTCACCAAAAATAATTCAAAATTATAAATTTAGTATTAAGAATTTTGGGAATTTACAAATAATATGTTTAGTCTTTCCCAAGTTTGAGGCAATAAATATACTTCAAACTTTAATGTAACAATTTAGTTTGTATTCCTCGTTACAGATATTAGAGAATGTTTGAAAAATCATTTTCACGGTAGCAAAACGTTTTAGATCCCCCTAAATCCCCCTTAAAAAGAGGGACTTTGATTCCGGTTCCCCCCTTTTTTAAGGGGGGTTAGGGGGGATCAAAAGCCTGTAACGCAACTCTATAAGACTTGTATATACACCGTAGCTTTATAAGGGGGTTTAGAGAGGATCAATAAGTGCAAAGATACAGCAAATTACTTTTCAAACAACCGCTTATTCATACTGATAGTATTCTTTGTTTCCATACTCTGTATGATAATGAGAGACTAACAAGAGACTAATTCTGAGTTTCCAAACATTGGCACAAAGTTACGATATGCTGACAATGCCGCTTCTTTAACATTTGCATTCACAATTGGAAAGGTAGTGAGGATGTAGCTAAATTCATCTTCGGTTAAGCCGTAAAGATGTGCTACCATTCCATCGAGTTCGGCGCGGAGTTTGGCGCGTTCTGCTTCGTCGGTAACGCCTTGTTGATGGGAACCTAAACCGACTTCTTGCGCGAGTTCGTCAAATTCTGGTGTGGTGCAGATGAGTTTAGCGGCACGTTGTACAATATCGTTGAAGTTGCGATCGTTTTTTGTTAAACGTGGGACGGGTAGCTGGTAGACATAGAACATATTGAGGTTTGTAGTAACCTTCTGCCGTAAACAGTAATCAATCACCAAACTATTGAATACGGCTGTACTAAATAACATCTCTGAGTTATTCATATTGATTTGATTATTTTCTGAATACCTCAGCGATATTAAAAGTGAATTTCCACAAAATACTGATTTTGGTATAATGCTTGAAATCAGCGATCTTTCATTAGTGCTTGATGCTACTGAGCGGAAACCAAGTCGATAACCTTGATAATCTAAAGTCTGGTCTTTATCAGTTTCATTGCGTCCTAATAAAGCTTTCCTCGCTTCTTGTTCATTCACCCAATATTTTGGTTCAGCAAATAAGTGAGTGAACTGATGAATCATCTTGCCTTCGTAAAGTGCTAATCTTCCTTTACTAAGCTGTTGCTTGAATAAATGACTATCATTCGTCATATCAAACTCACGAGTTAAGCGCAAATTCCATTTATCTTCAATCTTTTCACCCAGCAAAGGGAACTTAGCTATTTTTTCAGCCATGTGGATATCTATCTCGTTCTTAAACTCCATAACCGATAGAGAGTCAGGAGACAAACTGCGAATAAGTGGTACTGAAATTTTAACTCGTTCATCTTTATTTTTGAGAAAAGTCTCTAGCTGATTGACTCTAATAGCTTCATGCGGATTGATACGGAAAGCTGCTGTAAATGAATCAGTAATACCACCCTTTTCAAAAGTCAGCATTGAAAACTTAAACGCATGATGTACTGTATCAAAAACAAACTTTTCATTAGATAATCCAAATAACGTATCAATATTAGTTTGAGAGAATAGCATCTCCCGTAGCTGCTTTGTACCTAAATCAGTATAAATACCTGAAGGTACAATAATGCCGCAAAGTCCGAAATTACATAGAAGATTAAAGCACTGTTCCAGAAATAGTTTATAAAGATTAATATCCGTACCAGCTTTTTTACCATTGACAACGGAAATTTGATTTTTATACTGTTCTGCTGAACGATAATAAGCACTGACATAAGGATATTGACTTTGATATTTTAACCAAGTGTTAGCAACTTCAGTATCTTGTAAAAGTTTCTTCTGTTCTTTCTCAAAATCCTTAATATCCATTTTTTTCTTCGTCACCAAGTCGCTATGCTGTGCAAAGAACTCTTTCGCCTGTGGCTTAAATATTTCCCAAGGTGGATTAGTGATAATCGCATCAAAACCACCGCGTTCTAAAACCTCGTTAAAATGATAACCCCAGTGAAACGGCTTTAAAGCTGCAATATCCTCAACCTTCAAAACCCGCTTCTGTGATTTTCCAGTTAACTGAACTTCCTCATACTTGATACCCAAACGCTTACTAAACTCATCCAACAGCAAAAGATTTAACTTTTCTTGCGATTTTTTGTTGAGTTGTTCAATATTTTTGCGGAGGTGTATCAATCGAGTATCTTGAGGTGTATCTGTATCGGGTAAAACTTTCGGTAAAAAAGCGTGCTTCTTGTACAACTCAACAGATTTATTTTTTTCTTCTAAAATTTTCTTATAATTATCTGCGGCTAAAGACTGTAATAGATTTCCTTGTAGTGAATTACCCACCGCATCAAAAGCCGTGTCATCTACCTTAATCAATCCAATCAGCGAATTACCCGCCATAATATTAAAATCAATATTAGGCAAAGGCTCTAACTCTTCCACATCGTTAGCAGAAGAAACCAATGCTAAGAAAAGACGTAGTTTAGCAATTTCTGTTGCTTCCTCCATGATGTCTATACCATAGAGGTTATCAGAAACAATCCGCTTTTTGATAAAATAAGGTAGTGAGGGATGGGAATTTTCTATATCTTCAAGCTTAGTTTTGAGAATACCATCATCCATCAATTTAATTGTCCCAAACACCGCGCTGTAAACTTGGATAAGCGTCTTCATCGCCGCCACAAGAAAAGCACCAGAACCGCAAGCTGGGTCAAGAATTGATAAATTAGGAAGAATATCATCCATTAGTAGACGACAAACATTTGTATCCAGCTTGATGAGGAGTTCATTAATATCCTCAAATGGCTTATACTTATCAGACTTGTGTTGAGCGAAGTCGAAACACAAAGAATCATTTACGCGGTCTACAATTAACTTGTGAATAGTTCTATCACAGAGATATTCTGTAATTTGCGGTCTAGTATAATAAGCTCCAAAAGCTTTTTGATTAATGTATTTCTCAAAAATATATCCTAAAACATCAGGATTTATCTCATCATCTTTCCCTTCCGGCGTATCATCCAGATTCCAAGAATAACGCCCAAATAAATCTAGAACTTGTTCAAACGCCTCATCAACTATAGAAATCTGATATTTCTCTTCAATATGATGCTTGAGAAATAGTCCACCATTCAGGTATTTAACCTTACCTACCAATTCTTGTACAGATAAATCGCGTTCAATCTCAGGTTTAGCAAAACTTTCAAAAAACAAAGCCTTGAGAAATTCACCATAAAAATGATTTTCAGCTTTTTGTTTACTTTGTTCAAGCTTATTTTGCAGATAATTTAAATCTTTATTATCAATAAAACCCTTACGCTGGAGAAAATAAACAAACATCAGGCGATTGAGAATTACCGATGTATACCAACGTCTATCTATCTCATTATCAATTCCTTTCACAAACAGCAAAAACTTCTGGTGTTGTTCTTGAAATTCCTTGTAAAACTTCTTAGTTACAGGTTCAACATCAAACCCACGTTGTAATTTATAAGCAATTTCAACAACCGTCGGTTCTCCATGTTCTAATTCAGTAATATCAATAACTAAAGAACCAAGCTTGCTTAAAAATAAGTCTCCTGGTTGACCTTTCACATATAAATGGTCACGAACGTAGCTTTTACTTCCTTCTCGTTTCACCCAATACCAAAGACTACGTGTGCGTTCTTCAGTAATAAAAATTAGGAGATTTTCAGCTATAAGTTTAGTAACTTCTTGATGAATAGCAACTCTCACCTTAGCTTCTGGTATGTTTCCATCTGCTGCGGTGACTTCAAAAATTGCAACGCCTGAGAGTTCAGCAATTTTCTGGTATTGATACGTCTTGTTATCAATCTTTAAGGTTTCAGGTTTTTGTCTTGAGGGTTTAGACCAACCTAATTCTTCTATAAATAAATCACTAAATTTGAACTTAGAGAGTAAATCGCGTGTTCGTTGAAAATTAAGCGCCATAATTTACCATGCTTGGAAAATAAAAACCAAGCATGGTAAATTTGCCATTCAGAAAATAAATCTGTGGCTTTAAAAATTAAGTCTGCACTGGCGGACTTTAAGAAACCCTGTTTATAGGAGTTAAATTTTTACCATGCTTTTTATACTTTATAAATCCTTTACATTTAATTAGGCTGAGAAATTATACGTAAAAATTATCAATTTCTCTAAACGCCGGCTTTATTTGTGCTGTTGTGATTTTTAATTGCCAAGTATATTTGCTGATTATTTTATCAAAATGCCTAATTGCTTTATAAAAAGGTCTGTTTACTTTCTCAAAACACTGAAATGCTTTCTAAAAAGAAGCTTTTACTTATTCAAACCCCAGTTTGTTTTCTCATTTCGGTGTTTTCCGCAAGCAAAATGAGCTTTTACTTATTCAAACCCCAGTTTGCTTTCTCATTTTGGTGTTTTCCGCAAGCAAAAGAAGCTTTTACTTATTCAAACCCCAGTTTGCTTTCTCATTTCGGTGTTTTCCGTAAGCAAAATGAGCTTTTACTTTCTCAAACCCCAGTTTGCTTTCTAATTTCGGTATTTTACGTAATATAAGAAAGAAAGACGCGATAAATCGCCGTCTCTACAAAGGGTTAATTATTGTAGAGACGGCGATTCATCGCGTCTATTGCCATTGGGTGTAAGCGCTTTCGATTATCTTGTTGTTCACAAATGATTTAGGATTTTTAAATGGTATAACAATAAACTGATGACAGAAGAACTGGAAAGAGCAGATAATGATAGCCCGTGGAAAGAAATTTTAGAAGCTTATTTTCCCCAAGCAATGCAATTTTTCTTTCCCCAAACAGCAGAACTAATTAATTGGGAACGTCCCCACGAATTTCTCGATAAGGAATTTCAACAAATAGCCCGTGAAGCCGAACTTGGTAGAAGATATGCAGATAAATTAGTTAAAGTCTGGCAAATTCAAGGACAAGAAATTTGGCTATTAATCCATGTAGAAATCCAGTCAAAATCAGAAGACATCTTTGCAGAAAGA contains:
- a CDS encoding DNA methyltransferase, translated to MALNFQRTRDLLSKFKFSDLFIEELGWSKPSRQKPETLKIDNKTYQYQKIAELSGVAIFEVTAADGNIPEAKVRVAIHQEVTKLIAENLLIFITEERTRSLWYWVKREGSKSYVRDHLYVKGQPGDLFLSKLGSLVIDITELEHGEPTVVEIAYKLQRGFDVEPVTKKFYKEFQEQHQKFLLFVKGIDNEIDRRWYTSVILNRLMFVYFLQRKGFIDNKDLNYLQNKLEQSKQKAENHFYGEFLKALFFESFAKPEIERDLSVQELVGKVKYLNGGLFLKHHIEEKYQISIVDEAFEQVLDLFGRYSWNLDDTPEGKDDEINPDVLGYIFEKYINQKAFGAYYTRPQITEYLCDRTIHKLIVDRVNDSLCFDFAQHKSDKYKPFEDINELLIKLDTNVCRLLMDDILPNLSILDPACGSGAFLVAAMKTLIQVYSAVFGTIKLMDDGILKTKLEDIENSHPSLPYFIKKRIVSDNLYGIDIMEEATEIAKLRLFLALVSSANDVEELEPLPNIDFNIMAGNSLIGLIKVDDTAFDAVGNSLQGNLLQSLAADNYKKILEEKNKSVELYKKHAFLPKVLPDTDTPQDTRLIHLRKNIEQLNKKSQEKLNLLLLDEFSKRLGIKYEEVQLTGKSQKRVLKVEDIAALKPFHWGYHFNEVLERGGFDAIITNPPWEIFKPQAKEFFAQHSDLVTKKKMDIKDFEKEQKKLLQDTEVANTWLKYQSQYPYVSAYYRSAEQYKNQISVVNGKKAGTDINLYKLFLEQCFNLLCNFGLCGIIVPSGIYTDLGTKQLREMLFSQTNIDTLFGLSNEKFVFDTVHHAFKFSMLTFEKGGITDSFTAAFRINPHEAIRVNQLETFLKNKDERVKISVPLIRSLSPDSLSVMEFKNEIDIHMAEKIAKFPLLGEKIEDKWNLRLTREFDMTNDSHLFKQQLSKGRLALYEGKMIHQFTHLFAEPKYWVNEQEARKALLGRNETDKDQTLDYQGYRLGFRSVASSTNERSLISSIIPKSVFCGNSLLISLRYSENNQINMNNSEMLFSTAVFNSLVIDYCLRQKVTTNLNMFYVYQLPVPRLTKNDRNFNDIVQRAAKLICTTPEFDELAQEVGLGSHQQGVTDEAERAKLRAELDGMVAHLYGLTEDEFSYILTTFPIVNANVKEAALSAYRNFVPMFGNSELVSC